From Struthio camelus isolate bStrCam1 chromosome 21, bStrCam1.hap1, whole genome shotgun sequence, one genomic window encodes:
- the PINK1 gene encoding serine/threonine-protein kinase PINK1, mitochondrial, whose protein sequence is MALRLMLARALRLLPRWRLPRAARPPPSSSSSSSCRPPRGSWLLGGAAAGLARRVGGAAGGGGRSLALALALALLEPRLEEQRRAEAACRRIQTVFVGKNKPLKDPLSSFRWQGFKLEEYLIGQPIGKGCSAAVYEAAIPLSSNCQGSVESNHLAGRGSTIQQNHGSALQGAEEELVHKHQQKEAFPLAIKMMWNISAGSSSAAILNAMGQELVPATGVALAGEYGAVSRHRKPVFGRKKLQPHPNIIQVIRAFTSSVPLLPGAFTDYPDVLPLSLNPRGIGHSRTLFLVMKNYPCTLRQYLRENSPDACLSTMMILQLLEGVDHLVRHGIAHRDLKSDNILVEFDSAGCPWLVITDFGCCLADENIGLRLPFTSSYVDRGGNGCLMAPEVVTASPGPGMVIDYGKADAWAVGAIAYEILGLVNPFYSRGDSTLESRSYREDQLPSLPDHVPLEVKQVIKMLLQRDPNKRLSARVAANVLHLSLWGESVLASKALKLDQMIAWLLCQSAAALLMDGLVDKSRVETKMKMCFLANLEYEDLWAAMFLLLSWRHQTG, encoded by the exons ATGGCGCTGCGGCTGATGCTGGCccgcgccctgcggctgctgccgCGCtggcggctgccccgcgccgcccgcccgccgccttcctcctcctcctcctcctcctgccgccctcCGCGGGGGTCCTGGCTcctcggcggggcggcggccgggctggcgcgGCGggtcggcggcgcggcgggggggggaggccgcagcctggcgctggcgctggcgctggccCTGCTGGAGCCGCGCCTGGAGGAGCAGCGACGGGCCGAGGCGGCGTGCCGCCGCATCCAG ACAGTGTTTGTTGGAAAGAACAAGCCACTGAAAGATCCACTGAGCTCCTTCCGCTGGCAGGGCTTCAAACTAGAAGAATATCTCATTGGCCAACCCATTGGGAAGGGCTGCAGTGCAGCTGTGTATGAAGCAGCTATTCCTTTGTCTTCCAATTGTCAAGGGAGTGTGGAGAGCAACCATCTCGCAGGAAGAGGGTCAACCATACAGCAGAATCATGGCTCAGCTTTACAGGGTGCAGAAGAGGAGCTCGTGCACAAGCACCAGCAAAAAGAGGCTTTTCCGTTGGCTATCAAAATGATGTGGAACATTTCG GCTGGTTCTTCAAGTGCAGCCATCCTCAATGCTATGGGGCAAGAGCTTGTTCCAGCCACGGGAGTTGCCTTAGCTGGAGAATATGGAGCTGTCTCTCGCCACAG AAAACCTGTCTTTGGGAGGAAGAAGTTGCAACCTCATCCAAATATAATCCAGGTGATCCGAGCCTTCACATCCTCTGTCCCTTTGCTGCCTGGAGCCTTCACGGACTATCCTGATGTTCTTCCGTTAAGCTTGAATCCCAGAGGGATTGGTCACAGCCGCACGCTCTTTTTAGTGATGAAGAA TTATCCTTGCACCCTGCGCCAGTATCTGAGGGAGAACAGTCCAGATGCTTGTCTCTCCACAATGATGATTTTACAGCTGTTGGAAGGTGTGGACCATCTTGTTCGACATGGAATAGCCCACAGAGACTTGAAGTCTGACAACATCCTAGTTGAGTTTGATTCTG CTGGCTGTCCTTGGCTGGTGATCACAGACTTTGGTTGCTGTTTGGCAGACGAAAATATTGGCTTGAGACTGCCTTTCACCAGCTCTTACGTGGATCGAGGAGGCAATGGCTGTCTTATGGCACCTGAG GTGGTCACAGCATCGCCTGGTCCAGGCATGGTGATTGACTACGGTAAAGCTGATGCGTGGGCTGTTGGAGCAATTGCCTATGAAATCCTGGGCCTGGTCAATCCTTTCTACAGCCGTGGGGATTCGACTCTGGAAAGCAGAAGTTACCGTGAAGACCAGCTGCCAAGCCTGCCTGATCACGTGCCCCTTGAGGTGAAGCAAGTGATAAAAATGCTACTTCAGAGGGATCCCAACAAG aGATTATCTGCTAGAGTCGCCGCTAATGTGCTTCACTTAAGCCTGTGGGGTGAAAGTGTTCTAGCCTCCAAGGCCCTCAAGCTTGACCAGATGATTGCCTGGCTTCTCTGCCAGTCTGCGGCTGCTTTGCTCATGGATGGACTGGTGGATAAAAGCAGggtagaaacaaaaatgaagatgtGCTTTTTGGCAAACCTTGAATATGAAGATCTGTGGGCAGCAATGTTCTTGTTGCTGTCCTGGAGGCACCAGACTGGGTGA
- the CDA gene encoding cytidine deaminase isoform X2, which yields MERGSSPEAERLRALLLQRSREAKAAAYCPYSRFPVGAALLTASGHVFSGCNVENACHSLGVCAERTAIQKAVSEGHTSFKAMAIASDLEGDFIVPCGACRQVMREFGRDWDVYLTKPDGTYVVKSLEELLPLSFGPEDLRKL from the exons ATGGAGCGGGGCTCCTCGCCGGAGGCCGAGCGCCTCcgggcgctgctgctgcagcgCAGCCGGGAGGCCAAGGCGGCCGCCTACTGCCCCTACAGCCGCTTCCCCGTGGGCGCCGCGCTCCTCACCGCCAGCGGCCACGTCTTCTCCG GCTGCAATGTGGAAAACGCCTGCCACAGCCTGGGGGTGTGCGCCGAGCGCACAGCCATCCAGAAAGCCGTCTCCGAGGGTCACACCAGCTTCAAGGCCATGGCCATCGCCAG CGACCTCGAGGGCGACTTCATCGTGCCCTGCGGCGCCTGCAGACAAGTCATGCGGGAG TTCGGCCGGGACTGGGACGTGTACCTCACCAAACCCGACGGCACCTACGTCGTCAAGAGCCTGGAGGAGCTTTTGCCGCTCTCCTTCGGGCCGGAGGACCTGAGGAAGCTGtga
- the FAM43B gene encoding protein FAM43B, which produces MLPWRRSKFVLVEEEREGKGKSLGPGLGYGSLLAALARAWPGALAECPLRRLGRLFGGKRRTAELSREAPTYTVRYLGHAATLRAKGEGCTDEAVGKIWAKSGGGAKMRLTLGPHGIRLTPCEAGARRPGQCYLLRRITHCAADARRPDLFAWVYRHRAKNKAVALRCHAALAPEAGVAGAVARLLAQAAAGALAEFGRLQRQSDGRHGRQQRLGAAAVPPAPLRRLLKAPRPYGPPAAERGRGAPGLGSILEEEEEEEEEEEEGEEEEGSGRRRADVLRLAGELRGCSLRGALPPGC; this is translated from the coding sequence ATGCTGCCCTGGCGCCGCAGCAAGTTCGTGCTGGTGGAAGAGGAGCGCGAGGGCAAGGGGAAGAGCTTGGGCCCGGGGCTGGGCTACGGCTCGCTGCTGGCCGCCCTGGCGCGCGCCTGGCCcggcgcgctggccgagtgcCCGCTGCGGCGCCTGGGCCGCCTCTTCGGGGGCAAGCGCCGGACGGCGGAGCTCAGCCGGGAGGCGCCCACGTACACCGTGCGCTACCTGGGCCACGCGGCCACGCTGCGGGCCAAGGGCGAGGGCTGCACCGACGAGGCCGTGGGCAAGATCTGGGCcaagagcggcggcggcgccaagATGCGGCTGACGCTGGGGCCGCACGGCATCCGCCTGACGCCCTGCGaagccggcgcccggcgcccgggcCAGTGCTACCTGCTGCGCCGCATCACCCACTGCGCCGCCGACGCTCGCCGGCCCGACCTCTTCGCCTGGGTCTACCGGCACCGGGCGAAGAACAAGGCGGTGGCGCTGCGCTGCCACGCGGCGCTGGCGCCCGAGGCCGGGGTGGCGGGCGCCGTGGCTCGCCTGCTGGctcaggcggcggcgggcgccctggCCGAGTTCGGGCGGCTGCAGCGGCAGAGCGACGGGCGGCACGGGCGGCAGCAGCGCCTGGgggccgccgccgtgcccccggccccgctgcggcgccTCCTCAAGGCGCCCCGTCCCTACGGCCCGCcggcggccgagcggggccgcggcgcccccggcctCGGCTCcatcctggaggaggaggaggaggaggaggaggaggaggaggagggcgaggaggaggaaggctcgggccggcggcgggccgaCGTGCTGCGGCTGGCCGGCGAGCTgcggggctgcagcctgcggggCGCCCTGCCGCCGGGGTGCTGA
- the AGMAT gene encoding guanidino acid hydrolase, mitochondrial: protein MKRLLRAGCRTLREAGLGARELSATAQRPWPWPHCAGAGPRLGPVALPAANAGGLRSRLPGHGAPRRCLSGSGFNVPPSAEFVARPAGVCSMLKLPVQASAEGLDAAFVGVPLDTGTSNRPGARFGPRHIRAESVMLRRYNLSTGAAPFDSLLVADVGDVNVNLYNLPDSCRRIRECYGKIVASGCVPLTLGGDHTVTYPILQAVAEKHGPVGLVHVDAHADTGDVALGERIYHGTPFRRCVEEGLLDCGRVVQIGLRGSSYTPDPYKYSRDQGFRVVLAEDCWMKSLVPLMQEVRKQMGDKPVYISFDIDGLDPAYAPGTGTPEIAGLTPAQALEIIRGCKGLNVVGCDLVEVAPIYDASGNTALLGANLLFEMLCVLPKVKTV, encoded by the exons atgaAGCGCCTGCTGCGGGCCGGTTGCCGCACGCTGCGGGAAGCCGGGCTCGGCGCTCGTGAGCTTTCTGCGACCGCCCAGCGACCGTGGCCGTGGCCgcactgcgccggggctggccCCCGCCTCGGGCCCGTGGCTCTCCCCGCCGCGAATGCGGGAGGTCTCCGGAGCCGGCTCCCGGGGCACGGGGCCCCTCGCCGCTGCCTCTCGGGCTCCGGCTTCAACGTCCCGCCCAGCGCCGAGTTTGTGGCCCGGCCCGCAGGGGTCTGCTCCATGCTGAAACTCCCCGTTCAGGCCTCGGCGGAGGGGCTGGACGCAGCTTTTGTCGGCGTCCCTCTAGACACCGGCACCTCCAACCGGCCGGGAGCCAG gtttggtCCTCGCCACATCCGGGCCGAGTCGGTGATGCTGCGGCGGTACAACCTCAGCACCGGGGCCGCCCCTTTCGATTCCCTCCTGGTCGCCGACGTCGGGGACGTGAACGTGAACCTCTACAACCTGCCCGACAGCTGCCGGCGCATCCGCGAGTGCTACGGGAAGATAGTGGCCTCTGGCTGCGTTCCCCTCACCCTGG GTGGAGATCACACCGTAACATACCCCATCCTGCAGGCCGTGGCGGAAAA GCAcggccccgtggggctggtgCACGTGGATGCTCACGCCGACACCGGCGACGTGGCCCTGGGGGAGCGGATCTACCACGGCACCCCGTTCCGGCGCTGCGTGGAGGAAGGGCTGCTGGACTGCGGGCGGGTGGTGCAGATCGGCCTCCGGGGCTCTTCCTACACCCCCGATCCGTACAAGTACAGCCGGGACCAG GGTTTCCGAGTCGTCCTGGCTGAAGACTGCTGGATGAAGTCGCTGGTGCCGCTGATGCAGGAGGTGAGGAAGCAAATGGGGGACAAGCCTGTTTACATCAGTTTTGACATCGACGGCCTCGACCCTGCGTACGCCCCGGGAACGGGGACGCCCGAGATAGCTGGGCTCACGCCCGCCcag GCTTTGGAGATTATTCGTGGCTGCAAAGGCCTGAATGTAGTGGGATGTGACCTCGTTGAAGTGGCACCAATATACG
- the CAMK2N1 gene encoding calcium/calmodulin-dependent protein kinase II inhibitor 1, with protein MSQVLPYGEDKLGGFAAGGAVGQLPFTCRLQDGGGFFAGGQAKRPPKLGQIGRSKRVVIEDDRIDDVLKNLSEKPPPGV; from the exons atgtcgcAGGTGCTGCCCTACGGCGAGGACAAGCTGGGCGGCttcgcggcgggcggcgcggtggGGCAGCTGCCCTTCACCTGCCGCCTCCAGGACGGCGGCGGCTTCTTCGCCGGCGGCCAGGCCAAGCGGCCGCCCAAGCTCGGCCAGATCGGCCGCAGCAAGCGAG TGGTTATCGAAGACGACAGAATTGACGATGTGCTGAAAAACCTCTCGGAAAAGCCCCCCCCCGGGGTCtag
- the MUL1 gene encoding mitochondrial ubiquitin ligase activator of NFKB 1 isoform X1 — MGLNPPRGGGAELGADTAPPPPAPRNTPLPGGPPRPAREAAPPRHPLWLPSSPRPERRGGGIDVITGAPARPLPRQRAGPGGHGGRAAVGGAGRAAGRRRRPHGPALLDLPAQGPRRPPPPGAVRSAKETLSSQFVEGCRGVVQRLTLQEHKMVWNRTTHLWNDCEKIIHQRTNTTPFDLVPPEDGADVSVRVMKPLEAAELSLETVYEKFHPSVQSFTDVIGHYISGERPKGIQETEQMLKVGTTLTGVGELVLDNNTIKLQPPKQGMQYYLSSMDFDALLQKQESNVRLWKILTIIFGFATCATLFFLLRKQYRHHREKQRLKQMQDEFRQAQERLTREVNTEGGEALKNACVVCLTNTKSCVFLECGHVCSCNECYQALPEPKKCPICRQAISRVVPLYNS, encoded by the exons atggggctgaaccccccccggggggggggcgctgagcTTGGCGCcgacacggccccccccccccccgccccccgcaacACACCCCTCCCTGGAGGACCGCCCCGCCCGGCCAGAGAGGCAGCTCCTCCCCGCCATCCTCTATGGTTACCATCGAGCCCGCGGCcagagcgccgcggcggcggcatcGACGTCATCACGGGTGCGCCGGCGCGGCCGTTGCCGCGGCaacgagcggggccgggcggccatGGAGGGCGGGCGGCCGTCGGCGGTGCAGGCCGCGCTgctggccgccggcgccgccctcACGGCCCTGCTCTACTCGACCTACCGGCACaaggcccgcgccgcccgccgcctccag GTGCCGTGCGGTCGGCGAAGGAGACGCTGAGCAGCCAGTTCGTGGAGGGCTGCCGAGGCGTCGTGCAGCGCCTGACGCTGCAGGAGCACAAGATGGTGTGGAACCGCACCACCCACCTCTG GAACGACTGTGAGAAGATCATTCACCAGAGGACCAACACGACTCCCTTTGACCTGGTGCCTCCCGAGGACGGGGCCGACGTGAGCGTGAGGGTGATGAAACCCCTGGAGGCCGCCGAGCTCAGCCTGGAGACGGTGTACGAGAAGTTCCACCCCTCCGTCCAGTCCTTCACCGATGTCATCGGCCACTACATCAGCGGCGAGCGTCCCAAAGGCATTCAGGAAACGGAACAGATGCTGAAGGTGGGAACCACGCTGACGGGGGTGGGAGAGCTGGTGCTGGACAACAACACGATCAAACTGCAGCCCCCGAAGCAGGGAATGCAGTACTATCTCAGCAGCATGGATTTCGACGCCTTGCTGCAGAAGCAAGAATCCAACGTCAGACTCTGGAAAATCCTGACAATCATTTTTGGCTTCGCTACTTGCGccactctcttcttcctcctgagAAAGCAATACCGGCACCATCGAGAGAAGCAGCGCCTCAAGCAAATGCAAGATGAATTCAGGCAAGCCCAGGAACGACTAACGCGCGAAGTGAACACGGAGGGCGGGGAGGCTCTCAAAAACGCTTGCGTCGTCTGTTTGACCAACACCAAGTCTTGCGTCTTTCTGGAGTGTGGCCACGTTTGCTCTTGCAACGAATGCTACCAAGCTCTTCCAGAGCCCAAAAAGTGCCCCATTTGCAGGCAGGCAATCTCTAGGGTGGTTCCCTTGTACAACAGTTAA
- the MUL1 gene encoding mitochondrial ubiquitin ligase activator of NFKB 1 isoform X2: MEGGRPSAVQAALLAAGAALTALLYSTYRHKARAARRLQGARRLRLDGELRAALREAPGRCLPYAVVQGAVRSAKETLSSQFVEGCRGVVQRLTLQEHKMVWNRTTHLWNDCEKIIHQRTNTTPFDLVPPEDGADVSVRVMKPLEAAELSLETVYEKFHPSVQSFTDVIGHYISGERPKGIQETEQMLKVGTTLTGVGELVLDNNTIKLQPPKQGMQYYLSSMDFDALLQKQESNVRLWKILTIIFGFATCATLFFLLRKQYRHHREKQRLKQMQDEFRQAQERLTREVNTEGGEALKNACVVCLTNTKSCVFLECGHVCSCNECYQALPEPKKCPICRQAISRVVPLYNS, from the exons atGGAGGGCGGGCGGCCGTCGGCGGTGCAGGCCGCGCTgctggccgccggcgccgccctcACGGCCCTGCTCTACTCGACCTACCGGCACaaggcccgcgccgcccgccgcctccag GGCGCCCGGAGGCTGCGGCTGGACGGGGAGCTGCGCGCCGCCCTGCGGGAGGCGCCGGGCCGCTGCCTGCCCTACGCCGTCGTCCAGG GTGCCGTGCGGTCGGCGAAGGAGACGCTGAGCAGCCAGTTCGTGGAGGGCTGCCGAGGCGTCGTGCAGCGCCTGACGCTGCAGGAGCACAAGATGGTGTGGAACCGCACCACCCACCTCTG GAACGACTGTGAGAAGATCATTCACCAGAGGACCAACACGACTCCCTTTGACCTGGTGCCTCCCGAGGACGGGGCCGACGTGAGCGTGAGGGTGATGAAACCCCTGGAGGCCGCCGAGCTCAGCCTGGAGACGGTGTACGAGAAGTTCCACCCCTCCGTCCAGTCCTTCACCGATGTCATCGGCCACTACATCAGCGGCGAGCGTCCCAAAGGCATTCAGGAAACGGAACAGATGCTGAAGGTGGGAACCACGCTGACGGGGGTGGGAGAGCTGGTGCTGGACAACAACACGATCAAACTGCAGCCCCCGAAGCAGGGAATGCAGTACTATCTCAGCAGCATGGATTTCGACGCCTTGCTGCAGAAGCAAGAATCCAACGTCAGACTCTGGAAAATCCTGACAATCATTTTTGGCTTCGCTACTTGCGccactctcttcttcctcctgagAAAGCAATACCGGCACCATCGAGAGAAGCAGCGCCTCAAGCAAATGCAAGATGAATTCAGGCAAGCCCAGGAACGACTAACGCGCGAAGTGAACACGGAGGGCGGGGAGGCTCTCAAAAACGCTTGCGTCGTCTGTTTGACCAACACCAAGTCTTGCGTCTTTCTGGAGTGTGGCCACGTTTGCTCTTGCAACGAATGCTACCAAGCTCTTCCAGAGCCCAAAAAGTGCCCCATTTGCAGGCAGGCAATCTCTAGGGTGGTTCCCTTGTACAACAGTTAA
- the CDA gene encoding cytidine deaminase isoform X1 — protein MERGSSPEAERLRALLLQRSREAKAAAYCPYSRFPVGAALLTASGHVFSGCNVENACHSLGVCAERTAIQKAVSEGHTSFKAMAIASDLEGDFIVPCGACRQVMREVKGFFLPPLRSPARPFPVSPPTPHTPARGKTLGGIPAAPGAR, from the exons ATGGAGCGGGGCTCCTCGCCGGAGGCCGAGCGCCTCcgggcgctgctgctgcagcgCAGCCGGGAGGCCAAGGCGGCCGCCTACTGCCCCTACAGCCGCTTCCCCGTGGGCGCCGCGCTCCTCACCGCCAGCGGCCACGTCTTCTCCG GCTGCAATGTGGAAAACGCCTGCCACAGCCTGGGGGTGTGCGCCGAGCGCACAGCCATCCAGAAAGCCGTCTCCGAGGGTCACACCAGCTTCAAGGCCATGGCCATCGCCAG CGACCTCGAGGGCGACTTCATCGTGCCCTGCGGCGCCTGCAGACAAGTCATGCGGGAGGTAAagggcttttttctcccccctcttcgCTCCCCGGCTCGGCCCTTcccggtgtccccccccaccccccacacgCCGGCCCGCGGGAAGACTCTTGGCGGGAttcccgcggcgccgggcgcccgtTGA